GCAACCCACCGGGACCCTTGTGCATGCCGTCCGTGGCGCGAGGGTCCACCCGCGCTCCGGCTTATGATCGGCATCGAGGGGGCGGAACTTGACTGGGGGTTGTGGGGGAATCGGCGGGCGACGGGGCTGCCTTGCAGTAGTTACAAGCTATTGTTGGACCGAGACTTTCGGCTCGTCAGCGGGAGATACCGCCGGCTCCCTCCCGGCGCGGCGCCTCGAACGACAGGAGCACCGCGCGGAGCGCGTCCGCGTCGACGGGCTTCAGGAGATGCCGAGCGAAGCCCTCCGCCTTGGATCGGCGGCGATCCTCGTCCTGGCCCCAACCGGTGAGGGCGACGAGCGAGATCTCTCGCCCCTCGGGAGAGGAGCGGATCCGGCGCGCCGTCTCGTACCCGTCCATCCCCGGCATCCCGATGTCGAGGAACACGACGGCAGGCTGGAACCCGCGCATCGCCTCGAGGGCCGAGAGCCCGTCGTAGACGACCTGGGTCTCGGCGCCGAGGTGCCGGAGCAGGATCCCGAGGCTGTCCGCCGAATCGCGGCTGTCGTCCACGACCAGGACCCGGAGGCCCTGGATCCCGGACCACGCGATGGGCGGCGCCGTCGGCGTGGACCTGCGCTCCGCGAGGCGGGGGAGGCGGACCACGAATTCGCTCCCCTTCCCCCGGCCCTCGCTGCGCGCCTCGATCCTGCCGCCGTGCTTCTCGACCAGCGATCGGGCCAGGGCGAGGCCGATCCCGAGACTTCCCTGCCCGACGGGATGACGCCGCTCCGCGGGTGCAAAGAGCTCGAAGATGCTCGGGATCGCCTCGGGGGCGAGCCCCACGCCGGTGTCCCTCACGGAGATCACCCGGTCATCCGCTTCGTCCTGCGCCGTGAGCCAGATCTCGCCGCCCGGAGGCGTGAACGTGGCGGCGTTACCGAGCAGCGTGGAGATGACCTGCGCGACCCGCACCGGATCGATGCTCATGGTGAGAGGCTCCGGCGGCACCGTGACGTGAAGCCGGTGCCCGGCGGACTCGATCAGGGGCCGGCTGGTCTCGACGGCCACGTGGATCACCGCGCGCAGATCGACGCGCTCGCGCCGCAGCTCCGTGGGCATGCCCGACGACCTCGGGATCTCGAGGAGGTCGTCCACGAGCCGCACGAGCGTGGCGAGCTGCCGCTCCATGATCGACTGCGCCCGGTCCGCCGCCGCTCCGGTTCCCCCCGCGATGCGAAGGATGTCGAGCGAGCTCCGGATCGGGGCCAATGGCCTCCGGAGCTCGATCGCGAGATTCGCGATGAACTCGTCCTTGCGGCGGTCGCGCTCCTCGAGCGCGTCCTGCGCTCGCTTCACGTCCTCGATGTCGGTCCAGGTCGCGATCCAGCCGCACGGAGAGCCGTCCCCGCTCCGGAGCGGCGCGCCCCGCAGGAGAAAGCGGCGATAGGTTCCGTCGGCGGCTCGAAGCCGCGCCTCGCGTTCGAGGGGACGCCCGTCCCGCAGCCTGCGCTTCCAGAGATCCCGGACGGCGTTCCGGTCCTCGGGGTGAACCGCTTCGATCCAGCCGTCACCCGCCGCGCGGGACGCGTCCATGCCCGTCGCGGTCCGCCACGGCTCGTTCACGAACTCGACGCGCCCGTCGGCGCCGGCGGTCCACACAGGATGGGGGATGAGGTCGGCCAGCTCGGATGAAGTTTTCACGCGCGGAGGCTCCACAGGATGTCGGGACCGCCCGGCCGCCGGACAGGGAAAGTCGGCGGAACGGACCGAAGATGGTACGACGTCGAGGTGTGAATGGGAAGCCCGGCAAGGGAGAGCCTCTCGGCGCGCCGGGTCAGGCCTCGGGGATCTCGACTTCGGCTCTCGGGACCCTCGCCTCTTCCTCGTTCCGGAAGAAGAGCCAGTACAGGACCGAGGCCACGACGTAGAGCGCGGCCGCGATGAGGAGGGGCTCCGCGTAGCCCTTCCGCTCGATCAGGTGCCCGCCGATGTCCGCGCTGACGCTCCAGGCGAGGAACCAGGAGAGGGAGAGAAGGCTGTTCGTGATCGCGTGGTCGCGGGGCGGCACGACCTCCATCGCGAAGTGGGAGCTCAGGGGCTGGTTCATGTTCATGAGGCCGCCTCGCATGAAGAACGAGAGCGCGACGAGAGGGAAGAACGTGGAGAGCGCGAGCACGAGCATGAACGGCACCGAGGCGAGCTGCGTCACCACCACGCCGCGCACCAGGCCGAGGCGGCGCGAGACCTCGGGGCCGAAGAGATTGCCGACCACCATGAATCCCTGCATCACCGCGAAGAGGAGCCCGATCTCTGCTTCGCTCAGGCCGAAGCGATCCCGGAAGTAGAGGTTCAGGAACGGAATGATGAGTCCCGCGCCGAGCCCGATCAGCGTGGAGGGGAGGATGAGCTTGAAATGGAGCCTCCAGTCGATCTCGGCCAGCTCGCGCAGCTGCTCGAGCGGTCCCGGCGGCGGCGGCTCGCCGCCCTCGCGCTCGCGCATCGCGGCGAAAGGGATCACTCCCGAGAGCGTGATCGCGGCGGCGGCGAAGAGGCTCAGCCGGAGCGCGAGCCGGCTCGAGTCGGTCACGGCGAGGAACGCATGCGGGAGCGCGCCGCCGACGGCGGATCCCACGATCGCGGAGAAGAAGAAGACGCTGAAGGACGCGCTGAAGAGGAAGGGCCGGGCCGCCGGCGCGCCCTCCCGCATGATCACGGGCGCGATCGAGAGCCGGAATACGGTCAGCACCATCCCCGAGAGGAACGCGACCGTGAGGAGGAGCTCCGGCGCCGTGACAGTCGCCTGGAACACGACGCCGAGCGCGGCGAGCGCGGCGGCGCCGGCGAGGAGGATCCGCGCGGGGAGCCGTCGGAAGAGGAACGCCGCCGGAAGCGCCGCGATCGCCGCTCCGAGCGAGACCTTCGAGAGAACCTGCCCGATGGTGGAGTCGGCGATCCCGAGGGACCGCAGGTACAGGTTGAAGAGGAGCGTGAAGATCGTCTGCCCGAATCCGACGAGGAGCATCCCCCACAGATAGAGCCGCGGGTTCCGTCCCGAGCCCCACACCTGGGTCCCGTATTCGCGCAGGACGCGCGCGACGGTCACGCTAGTGCCGTCCCCGCAGTCTCTCCTTCGCGGGCAGGATCTCGAGACACGTCGTCCACCACCCCGTGCGGATCGTCCTCGCGAACTCCGGCGGTAGCCCTTCCCGCTCGATCTCCTCCGCGACGGCATCGTGATCGTACGGCACGGCGAGGAACTCCGCGTCGCGAGAGTCGGCGGGAAGCCATGCATACCACGCGTCCGGGCGTCCGTCGTTCGCGGGGCGGCCGGCGGCGCCCGCGTTGACGAAGCGCGCGCCCGAGGGGAGCGCGCGCTGCCAGTGGAGGCCGGTGTGCGAGCAGAAGATCTGATCGGCTCCCGCGTCGCGAGCCGCGCGCTCGAGGAACGCGTCGGAGGAAGCGGAGTCCCAGAGGAACTCGTTCACGCGGCGCGGCGAGCCGTGGCAGAGGAGATACCGGACGCCTTCGCGGGTGAAGCGGATGTGACGCGGCAGCGTCCCGAACCGGGCCCGGTCCGCGTCGGACGTGCGGCGGCTCGTGTACGCGTACGCGACCCGGGCGAAGCGGTTGTCGTCGGGATGCGTGTACCCGCACCCGCAGTCCCCCCGGCGCTCCGCGAGCGCCAGGTCGTAGTTCCCTGCCAGGACCGTCACCTCGAACTCGTCGAGGAGCGGCAGGATCCGCTCGGGGTGGGGCCCGAAGCCGCCCAGATCCCCGAGACAGAAGATCCGCGCGGCGCCGCGCCGCATCGCGTCGTCGAGCACGGCCCGGAGCGCGCGATCGTTCCCGTAGGGTCCGCCCACGAACGCGAGCGGGCCCTCGAGCGCGGGATCGTCGAGCACGAGGTCCGGGTTCGTCACGTCGGGCGGCTCCTCAATTCCGGCAGGACGCGCCGGTGGCCCAGCAGGTGTGGCAGGCGCCGTGCGCGAGCGGAAACGCGCGCAGGGTCTCGGCGAGCGTCGACCCCATGCGCGCCGCGGGATGGTCGATCAGGATCGGGCACACGAAGACGCCGCGGCTCGTGACCATGCGGCTCGTGGAGCACTGGAGGTTCCAGAAGTCGTATCCCAGCACGTGCTCCTCGGTGAGGACCTCGTCGGGAGCGTACCCTCGGGTGCGCTCCGTCTCGCGTCCCACGCGGAAGAGCGGCAGCACCTTCACGCGCGGGCGCGTGATGCCGAGC
The sequence above is a segment of the Candidatus Eisenbacteria bacterium genome. Coding sequences within it:
- a CDS encoding ATP-binding protein — encoded protein: MKTSSELADLIPHPVWTAGADGRVEFVNEPWRTATGMDASRAAGDGWIEAVHPEDRNAVRDLWKRRLRDGRPLEREARLRAADGTYRRFLLRGAPLRSGDGSPCGWIATWTDIEDVKRAQDALEERDRRKDEFIANLAIELRRPLAPIRSSLDILRIAGGTGAAADRAQSIMERQLATLVRLVDDLLEIPRSSGMPTELRRERVDLRAVIHVAVETSRPLIESAGHRLHVTVPPEPLTMSIDPVRVAQVISTLLGNAATFTPPGGEIWLTAQDEADDRVISVRDTGVGLAPEAIPSIFELFAPAERRHPVGQGSLGIGLALARSLVEKHGGRIEARSEGRGKGSEFVVRLPRLAERRSTPTAPPIAWSGIQGLRVLVVDDSRDSADSLGILLRHLGAETQVVYDGLSALEAMRGFQPAVVFLDIGMPGMDGYETARRIRSSPEGREISLVALTGWGQDEDRRRSKAEGFARHLLKPVDADALRAVLLSFEAPRREGAGGISR
- a CDS encoding metallophosphoesterase family protein; translation: MTNPDLVLDDPALEGPLAFVGGPYGNDRALRAVLDDAMRRGAARIFCLGDLGGFGPHPERILPLLDEFEVTVLAGNYDLALAERRGDCGCGYTHPDDNRFARVAYAYTSRRTSDADRARFGTLPRHIRFTREGVRYLLCHGSPRRVNEFLWDSASSDAFLERAARDAGADQIFCSHTGLHWQRALPSGARFVNAGAAGRPANDGRPDAWYAWLPADSRDAEFLAVPYDHDAVAEEIEREGLPPEFARTIRTGWWTTCLEILPAKERLRGRH
- a CDS encoding MFS transporter, whose amino-acid sequence is MTVARVLREYGTQVWGSGRNPRLYLWGMLLVGFGQTIFTLLFNLYLRSLGIADSTIGQVLSKVSLGAAIAALPAAFLFRRLPARILLAGAAALAALGVVFQATVTAPELLLTVAFLSGMVLTVFRLSIAPVIMREGAPAARPFLFSASFSVFFFSAIVGSAVGGALPHAFLAVTDSSRLALRLSLFAAAAITLSGVIPFAAMREREGGEPPPPGPLEQLRELAEIDWRLHFKLILPSTLIGLGAGLIIPFLNLYFRDRFGLSEAEIGLLFAVMQGFMVVGNLFGPEVSRRLGLVRGVVVTQLASVPFMLVLALSTFFPLVALSFFMRGGLMNMNQPLSSHFAMEVVPPRDHAITNSLLSLSWFLAWSVSADIGGHLIERKGYAEPLLIAAALYVVASVLYWLFFRNEEEARVPRAEVEIPEA